A region from the Aegilops tauschii subsp. strangulata cultivar AL8/78 chromosome 5, Aet v6.0, whole genome shotgun sequence genome encodes:
- the LOC109776896 gene encoding probable indole-3-pyruvate monooxygenase YUCCA9, with protein MMASRTMWVNGPIIVGAGPAGIAAAACLHTRGVPSVVLDRDDCLASLWQRRTYDRLRLHLPKHFCQLPGMPFPDHYPEYPTKHQFVAYLESYAAAFHVRPRFRQSVVSARFDHAAGLWRVTASDEDTGITTEYIGRWLVVATGENAERVIPDLDGADAFKGPVSHVSEYKSGEPYKGKRVLVVGCGNSGMEVCLDLCDHGARPSMVVRDGVHVLPREMLGVATFSVAVFLLRFLPLRLVDRLLVLLAGLFLGGDLAKLGLRRPSHGGPLELKNSKGRTPVLDIGALDKIRAGEIKIVPGVKRMEAGGAELVDGRFVAADAVILATGYHSNVPQWLKGSDFFSGEGYPKVEFPEGWKGESGLYSVGFTRRGLAGLSLDAVRVASDIATEYHTTSPSPSPSSSILPQPTQLVPCSQAET; from the exons ATGATGGCATCGCGCACCATGTGGGTGAACGGCCCCATCATCGTGGGCGCGGGGCCGGCGGGCATCGCGGCGGCGGCCTGCCTGCACACGCGCGGCGTGCCCTCCGTCGTCCTCGACCGCGACGACTGCCTCGCCTCGCTCTGGCAGCGCCGCACCTACgaccgcctccgcctccacctccCCAAGCACTTCTGCCAGCTCCCGGGGATGCCCTTCCCCGACCACTACCCCGAGTACCCCACCAAGCACCAGTTCGTCGCCTACCTCGAGTCCTACGCCGCCGCCTTCCACGTCCGCCCCCGCTTCCGCCAGTCCGTCGTCTCCGCACGCTTCGACCACGCCGCCGGCCTCTGGCGGGTCACCGCCTCCGACGAAGACACCGGGATCACAACGGAGTACATCGGGCGGTGGCTGGTGGTGGCCACGGGCGAGAACGCGGAGCGCGTCATCCCGGACCTGGACGGCGCCGACGCCTTCAAGGGCCCCGTGTCCCACGTGTCCGAGTACAAGTCCGGCGAGCCGTACAAGGGCAAGCGCGTGCTGGTGGTCGGCTGCGGCAACTCGGGGATGGAGGTGTGCCTGGACCTGTGCGACCACGGCGCGCGGCCGTCCATGGTGGTGCGCGACGGCGTGCACGTGCTCCCCCGCGAGATGCTCGGCGTCGCCACCTTCTCCGTCGCCGTCTTCCTGCTCCGCTTCCTGCCCCTGCGCCTCGTCGACCGCCTCCTGGTGCTCCTCGCCGGCCTCTTCCTTGGCGGTGACCTTGCCAAACTCGGCCTGAGGAGGCCGTCCCATGGAGGCCCGCTGGAGctgaagaacagcaagggccggACGCCCGTGCTGGACATCGGCGCGCTGGACAAGATCCGGGCCGGGGAGATCAAGATCGTGCCCGGCGTGAAGAGGATGGAGGCCGGCGGTGCGGAGCTTGTCGACGGGCGGTTCGTGGCGGCCGACGCCGTGATCCTGGCCACGGGCTACCACAGCAACGTCCCACAGTGGCTCAAG GGAAGCGACTTCTTCAGCGGAGAAGGGTACCCCAAGGTGGAGTTCCCGGAAGGGTGGAAGGGCGAGTCGGGGCTCTACTCCGTCGGCTTCACGCGCCGGGGCCTCGCCGGACTCTCGCTCGACGCCGTCAGGGTCGCCAGCGACATCGCAACCGAGTACCACAccacgtcgccgtcgccgtcgccgtcgtcttcGATCCTACCACAACCAACACAGCTGGTGCCCTGCTCACAAGCAGAGACATGA